Within the Iodidimonas sp. SYSU 1G8 genome, the region TCGTAATTGCCCAGCCGCAGCGCGTTCCAGCCGGCGACGCCGTCCACGGCCACGTCGACGAGATAGCCGGCGCGCTCCAGCAGCTTGCGTTCGGTCTCGCGCACGGTCAGGGAATCGTCGACGACCAGCACGTGCCGGGCGCGGCGGCTGCTTTCGGCCCGCGCACGCCGGTTGCCGCGCAGCCGGCCTTCCGCGAGCAGGCTGTCGACCGAACGCACCAGATCCTCGATATCGAGGATCAGCACGGCGGCCCCGGTATCGAGCAGCGAGGCGGCGAGCACGTCGGGGACCTTGCCGAGGCGCGGATCGAGCGGCCGGACGACCAGTTCCTGTTCGCCGATGACGGCATCGACCTCCAGGCCGAAGCGCTGGCCCTGTTCGCGGATCATCACCAGGGTGAGGATGTCGCTGCCGGCGTCCTCGGCGCCCAGCTCCAGCACATCGGCCAGCGGGACGATGCCGATGTCGGCGCCATCGGCCTCGATCACCCGGCGTCCTTCGATCATCCGGACGTCGCTGGCGGGCACCTGCCGGATTTCGTCGATGCGCGCCAGCGGCAGCGCCCAGGGACCGCCGGCGATGGTAACCAGCAGGGCGCGCACGACCGACCGGGCGACCGGCATCTGTAGCTCGAAGGTCGTGCCCTGGCCCAGCACCGAGGTCATGTGGACCATGCCGCCAGCCCGCTGCACCGTCGACTGGACGACGTCGAGGCCGACGCCCCGCCCGGAAATGTCGGTGACCTCGCGCGCCGTGCTGAAGCCCGGCAGGAAGAGGAATTCCAGCGTCTCCGCCTCGCTCAGATTGCTGGCCAGTTCGGCGTCGACCAGCCCCTTCTCGACGATCCTGGTGCGCAGCTTCCCGATATCGACGCCCTTGCCGTCGTCGCGCACGGTGACGACGAGGGCGCCGCCGCGATGGCGTGCATCGATGGCGATGGTTCCGTCCTCGGGTTTGCCGAGCGCCCGGCGCACGCCGGTTTCCTCGATGCCATGGTCGATGGCGTTGCGCAGCAGGTGGCCCAGCGGCGCGTCGAGGACGGCGGCGATGTCCCGGTCCAGTTCCGTGTTGCGGCCTTCGATGACCAGATTGACCTTCTTGTCCAGTTGCCGGGCCACGTCGCGCACCAGCCGGGGAAAACTGCCGACCACGTCCGAGAAGGGACGCATGCGGCTGCGCAGCACCTCGCCATAGAGCAGGTCGGCATTGACCAGCGCCCGGCTCGCCTGGGTCTCGAATTCCTCGATCCTGGCGCCCAGATCCTCCCGCAGCGTCGCCAGTTCGTGGCGGGCCTCGTCGCTGGCCGTCATGCGGCCATTGCGGCCGTCCGCGTCGCTCAGCGTGCGCTCGAGCCGGGCCAGCCGCCGGCGGACCTGCTGCAAGGAGTCCACGGTTCCCTGCAATCGCTTGGCGTCGATCAGCACCTGCGCGGAGACGCCCATGAAGCGGGAGAGGGTTTCCGTGCTGATCTTGACGGATTGCATCTGCCTGGCTTCGGCATCGTTCACCGCCGGCATGGTGGGCGCCGGGGCTGGCGCGGGAACGGGCGCGGCGGGAACCGGGGCGGGCGAGGGTACGGGTTCCGGCGCCACCTCGGGCACAGGCGCCGGCGGTGGTTCCGGAGCGGCGGGCTCGGCGGGACTTGCCAGCGGCGCCGCCTTCCGCGGCTCGGCCGCGCCGCGCCCGATGTCCTGCAACGAGACGACCAGCGCCGAGATCGCGCCGGCCTCGGCGGCAAGCCACCGAGGCAGCTCCGCCATGTCGATCCGCCCCATATGCGCCAGATAGTCGCCCGCCGCGAGCAGGTGGTCGATATGATCCGCGCCCAGGGTGAGGCGGCCCTGGCGCGCGCCTTCAAAGGCGTCTTCCATGGCATGGGCCAGATCGACGCCGGGATCGATCCCGACGATCCGCGCGGCGCCCTTCAGCGAATGGGCGGCGCGCATGCAACAGGCGAGGTGATGCGCCGCATCGCCGCCCGCGTCCAGCGCCACGATGGATTCCTGCAGCACCGCGATGTGTTCTTCCACTTCGGCGCGGAACAGCTCCAGCAGTTCGGGATCGGCGTCCATGCTCATGCCAGGCTCGCCCTGAACCGACGCAGCAGCGGATCGGGGGCCAGCAGCGCCACGCGCACGCCGTCCGTCTCGAAGAGGCCGGAGGTCGCGGGGTCGGGCGCGCGCTCGACCGTCGACGGGATCGGCTGGATCCGCTTGCGGTCAAGGCGCACGACGCCCTTCATTTCGTCGACGGGCGCGACCCAGCGTTCGCCGCCCAGCTTCAGCAGCAGCCAGCGCCGGGCGCCCTTGGCGGCGCCGTCGGCCGGCTTGTCGATGCCGAGGACGGCGTGCAGCGACATGCAGAGCTCGATCTGGCCTTCGACCGACGCCAGGCCGAGAAACCCGGGGTTGATCCGGTGCGGGACCCTGCGGATGGCCGAGGCGTTGTGGATCTGGTCGATGACGCGGACCGGCAGGCCGTGCCACTCGTCACCCAGCCGGAACACCATGACGGGCACGCCGTCATCGCGTTCGCCGCCGCTCGACATGTTGGTGTTGAGCCCGGTCAGCTCGTCCACATAGTCGGCGTCCGGCACCCGGTTGAGAAAGCCCCGGGCGGCGTCGATGAAGGTCGGACAGTTCCGGCAATGGATGTGCTCGATCAGCTCGGGGCACGAACGGTCGCCCTGGATGCCGATCCGCTGCCAGCAGGGTTCGATCATCGCGGCGCGTCCAGCAGGTGCTGCAGCTGGACCTTGCTGGCCTCGTCGCGCGGGTTGAGGTACAGGGCCTTGCGCAGGTGCCGGATGCCTTCGGCCCGCTCGCCCCTGGCGGCGAGGATCATCCCGGCCAGCGCGTGTCCCTCGGGGCTCATGGGCACGGCGTCGAGAAACCGTCGCAGCGGCACCAGCGCTTCTTCGAGGGCGCCGCTGTCGGCCAGCTTGTGGGCGCGCATCAGCAGGTCGGCGGGAATTTCCGCCGGCGCCTTGCCCGGTTCCGGGGTCACCAGGGCGGGCTTGATGGCGACAGGCGGGCGGATGACGGGCGGCGGGAGCGCGGCCTCGGGCCTGCAGGGCTTCTCGGCGGGCCGCAGTCTCAGCGCGAAGGCGCGGCTGGGGCCCGACGGGTAAAGCCCATGGGACATCAGCATGGCCGCTTCGGCATGGCCGACGAACAAGGGCGCCTCGGGCGCCAGCGCGGTCTTGAGCCTGCCGACGATCTTCCGGCGCGCCGCCTCGTGCATGTACATCAGCGCGTTGCGGCAGAAGATCGCATCGAAGCCGCGCTCGTCGGGCAGGTGCAGCAGATTGACCTGCGAGAAGCTAACGCAGCCCCGCAGCAGGGCGCCGATCCTGAAGCCGCCGTCGGGCAGCGGCTCCACATAGGGACGGATCAGGTCGCCATGATGATTGCGCAGACTGCGCGCGCCGTAGACGCCGCACTGCGCCACCTTGACCATCACACCGCTGAGGTCGATGGCGGTGACCGAAATCGCCTCGGGCGCCAGCCCTGCCTGGACCAGCGTGGCGGCGATCGACCAGGCTTCCTCGCCGCTGGCGCAGGGAGCGCTCAGGATGCGCACCGGGTTCGCGGCGGTGCGCCGCAGCCAGCGATCCCGCGCCAGATCCATCAGGTGATCGAACGGGGCGACATCGCGGAAGAACCAGGTTTCATGGACCAGCGCGGTCTCGATGACCGCCTGCTGTTCAGCCCGGTCGGCGCGCAGACGCTCGAGCCATGTCGCGCAATCGCCGCCGTGATGGCGCAGCCGTGCTTCCACCAGGGATCTGAGCAGATTGTCGCTCATCGCGCCGGGATCGAGTCCCGCCTTGTCGCCCAGCAGGCGGCGGACGATCTCGATCGCGCTTGTCGCGGTCGCGCTCATGTGACCGCCTCGCGGAACAGGATGTCGCGGAACGACTCCCAGACCAGCGCCTGGGGATCGACCACACGGATCAACTGGCCTTCGGCGACAACCGATCCGACGATGCCCGGCCGCTGCGGATCGGACACGCTCGGGCGCTGCAGGTCGGCCGGCCTGTACTCGACCGTGTCGGTGATCCCCTCGGCGCGCAAGGCCACGTTGCCGCGCTGGTTCTTACCCTGCCAGCGGAACACCACCAGGCGCGTGGTCAGGGTCCATTCACAGGGCACGCCGAAGAACAGCTGCCGCAGGTCGATGACCGGCACCATCCGGCCGCGCCAGTTGAACTCGCCGCGGATCTCCGGCGGCGCGTGCGGGATCGGCTGGATGTGCGAGTTCGGCAGGATCGCGGTCAGTCCCGCCAGATCCAGCGCGAATCGTTCGCTTCCCAGTCGAAACAGCAACGCCAGCATGGGTTTCATTCCGTCTTGAAACGGCCCAGTTCTGATTCCAGCGCGGCGACGGCGGTGTTGAGCTGGTCCGTCGACTGATGGAAATCGTGAAGCGAATCCGCCGACCGGCGCGCGATCTCGACCAGCTGCAGCATGGCCTCGTTGATCTGCTGCTCGCCGACGTTCTGCGATTGCATGCCGTCATGCAAGGCGGCGAGACGCGGCGACAGGGTCTGGATCTGCTCCAGGATGGCGGCGAATTGCTGGCCGACGGCGGCGGCGTCGCCGACGCTCCGGCGCACTTCCTCGGTGAACCGGTCCATCTCCATCACGCCGCTCGACACCGCCGACTGCATCTCGCGCACCAGCGTGTCGATGTCGAGAGTGGCGACGGCGGTCTGGTCGGCCAAGCGGCGGATCTCCCGCGCGACGACTGCGAAGCCGCGGCCGGCTTCACCGGCCTTTTCCGCCTCGATGGCGGCGTTCAGGGACAGCAGATTGGTCTGATCGGCGACCTTGGTGATGGTGGTGACGACACTGCCGATATTGGTCGCCCGGTCGCTGATGACCGACAGTTTCTCGGAAATGGTCGAGGTCGCCTGGCCCAGGCCGCCCATCGCCCGTTCCATACTCGACAGCGAGGTCTGTCCGGTGGAGGCCATGTTGGCCGTCGCCTCGGTCGCGCTGGTAATCTCGCCCATGGTCTTGGACAGTTCGACGGAGGTGGCGCCGATTTCGCGCACCGCGGCGGCGATCTGGCTCGAGGAGGCGCCCAGATCGGTCACGTTGCCCTCCTGCTCGCGCGAGATCGCGGCGATGCCCGTCGCCGTCGAGACCAGCTGGACGCTGGCGAATTTGAGGCCCTGCACCAGGCTGGTCAGCGATTTCACCATGGTGCCGACCGCATCGAGCAGGCGGCCGGACTCGTCATTGCCGCCGGTGGGGACGGTGACGGTGAGGTCGCCATGAGCCACCCGTTCGGCCGCGCCCGCGGCCACGCCCATGCGTCCCGCGACGGCATTGATCAGGCTGGCGACCAGCAGGATCAGGGCAAGCGCGCCGACTCCGGCGATCAGCACCGAATAGCGGACGCCGCGCCATGCCGGCGCCAGAACTTCCGACTGCGGCACGATCATCACGAGGCGCCAGCCATTGGTCGGAATGCGCGAGCTGACGAAGTACGCCTCCTCGCCGGTCACCGGATCCTCGCTCACCTGGAAAAATGAGTCGCCGCCCTTGTAGACGGCTTCCAGGATGGCGGCGCGCGGCGTGTCTTCCAGCCGTTTGGTCCGCAGCGCCGCCGACGAGGTATCGGCGATGATCCGACCCCGCTCGCTGATCAGGATAAACTGGGCGCCGTCGTAGCGGCGATAGGACTTCAGCTGCTCGTCCAGCTGTTCCAGCGACAGGTCCGCCGAGGTAACGCCCACGAAGGTGCCGTCGATGACGATGGGGAAGACGTGCTCCACCATCAGCTTGCCTTCGTACATATAAGGCTCGGTGATCATCGGGCGGATCGGGCTGGAGCCGCTGGGCGACGGATCGCCCCACAGCTTGCTCAGGCCGCCGTCGACGGTGACGCCCGTCGATTCCGGCTCGCCATCGAACCGGTTCCGCACGCCGCGGTAGTAGTAGTTGTTCTCCAGACCCGTGAGGGGCGCGAGCCGGGTGGCCTTGCTTTGGGGGTCGCGGAACCAGTAGGCGATGAATCGCCCGGTTTCGCTCAGAGCCTCTCGCTGCTCGGCGGTAGCGGACGCCAGGAACGCGGCGTCCTGGCCGTCAATATTGGGTTCATAGGCGATGGCGCTGCCGGTGAATTGCGGAAACGCCTCCACCGCTGCCCGATGCAGCGCCAGGCTTTCGGCCCGTTTGCCGAACAGGCCATGCTGCTGCGCGAGCGCCAGGGTCTGGGGCACCGCATTGGCGACGCGCGCGGTGCCTTCGTGGATCAGGGCCGCCTCGTGAACCTCGGTGCGCAACAGCGCCTCGCCGCCCTCGCGATGGGCCGAGAACAGCATCCATCCCTGCACCGCGACCAGCAGACCCAGCAACAGCGCCATGGGCAACAGTCCCATCAGCGCCAGCTTGCCGCGCAAGCCGAGCCGGCCAAGCCATCGCCAGTGAAGCGGATTCATGGAGCGTTCAATTGTTGTTTGCATGGGGCTGGCCTGCCGTTGAAAGGCGCTTGAGAAGGGTGATCCGGTTGAGGGCGCCGACACGCTCATAGGCGACTGCGTCCATCATGGTCCTTACGAAGTGTACGCCAAGCCCCCCGATCGGCCTGTCGTCCAGATCGGATTCCAGGTCCGGCGGCGGCAAGGACAGCGGATCGAAGGCGTCGCCATCATCTTCGATGACGATGGTGACGTCATCGGCCACGTCCATGCGCAGGTCGATCACACCGGGCCGTCCATCCGGATAACCATAGCTTATGGTGTTGACCAGGAGTTCATCGAGGACGATGTCGATATGCATGGCCGCGTCCATGGGCAGACTGGCCTCCTCGGCGAAGGCTTCTAGCCTGGGAGGCAGCGCGGCGAGATCGGCGAGATCGTTCTTCAGCGTTGCATGAAAGCGATGGGTCATGACACCGCCTTTTCTGGAAAGTCCGACGCGAGGCCCGGCAGGGTGAGGTCGCGGATCAGCCAGACCGCGCGATCGAACAACATGGTTCCGACCAGCAGGGATTCCCGCACG harbors:
- a CDS encoding hybrid sensor histidine kinase/response regulator, with translation MSMDADPELLELFRAEVEEHIAVLQESIVALDAGGDAAHHLACCMRAAHSLKGAARIVGIDPGVDLAHAMEDAFEGARQGRLTLGADHIDHLLAAGDYLAHMGRIDMAELPRWLAAEAGAISALVVSLQDIGRGAAEPRKAAPLASPAEPAAPEPPPAPVPEVAPEPVPSPAPVPAAPVPAPAPAPTMPAVNDAEARQMQSVKISTETLSRFMGVSAQVLIDAKRLQGTVDSLQQVRRRLARLERTLSDADGRNGRMTASDEARHELATLREDLGARIEEFETQASRALVNADLLYGEVLRSRMRPFSDVVGSFPRLVRDVARQLDKKVNLVIEGRNTELDRDIAAVLDAPLGHLLRNAIDHGIEETGVRRALGKPEDGTIAIDARHRGGALVVTVRDDGKGVDIGKLRTRIVEKGLVDAELASNLSEAETLEFLFLPGFSTAREVTDISGRGVGLDVVQSTVQRAGGMVHMTSVLGQGTTFELQMPVARSVVRALLVTIAGGPWALPLARIDEIRQVPASDVRMIEGRRVIEADGADIGIVPLADVLELGAEDAGSDILTLVMIREQGQRFGLEVDAVIGEQELVVRPLDPRLGKVPDVLAASLLDTGAAVLILDIEDLVRSVDSLLAEGRLRGNRRARAESSRRARHVLVVDDSLTVRETERKLLERAGYLVDVAVDGVAGWNALRLGNYDLLLTDVDMPRMTGIDLVRAVRDDARLRNLPVMIVSYKEREEDRLLGFEAGADRYITKASFRDDGLLLAVEELIGGPWSE
- a CDS encoding chemotaxis protein CheW yields the protein MIEPCWQRIGIQGDRSCPELIEHIHCRNCPTFIDAARGFLNRVPDADYVDELTGLNTNMSSGGERDDGVPVMVFRLGDEWHGLPVRVIDQIHNASAIRRVPHRINPGFLGLASVEGQIELCMSLHAVLGIDKPADGAAKGARRWLLLKLGGERWVAPVDEMKGVVRLDRKRIQPIPSTVERAPDPATSGLFETDGVRVALLAPDPLLRRFRASLA
- a CDS encoding CheR family methyltransferase; its protein translation is MSATATSAIEIVRRLLGDKAGLDPGAMSDNLLRSLVEARLRHHGGDCATWLERLRADRAEQQAVIETALVHETWFFRDVAPFDHLMDLARDRWLRRTAANPVRILSAPCASGEEAWSIAATLVQAGLAPEAISVTAIDLSGVMVKVAQCGVYGARSLRNHHGDLIRPYVEPLPDGGFRIGALLRGCVSFSQVNLLHLPDERGFDAIFCRNALMYMHEAARRKIVGRLKTALAPEAPLFVGHAEAAMLMSHGLYPSGPSRAFALRLRPAEKPCRPEAALPPPVIRPPVAIKPALVTPEPGKAPAEIPADLLMRAHKLADSGALEEALVPLRRFLDAVPMSPEGHALAGMILAARGERAEGIRHLRKALYLNPRDEASKVQLQHLLDAPR
- a CDS encoding ATP-binding protein, which gives rise to MTHRFHATLKNDLADLAALPPRLEAFAEEASLPMDAAMHIDIVLDELLVNTISYGYPDGRPGVIDLRMDVADDVTIVIEDDGDAFDPLSLPPPDLESDLDDRPIGGLGVHFVRTMMDAVAYERVGALNRITLLKRLSTAGQPHANNN
- a CDS encoding chemotaxis protein CheW, producing the protein MLALLFRLGSERFALDLAGLTAILPNSHIQPIPHAPPEIRGEFNWRGRMVPVIDLRQLFFGVPCEWTLTTRLVVFRWQGKNQRGNVALRAEGITDTVEYRPADLQRPSVSDPQRPGIVGSVVAEGQLIRVVDPQALVWESFRDILFREAVT
- a CDS encoding methyl-accepting chemotaxis protein encodes the protein MNPLHWRWLGRLGLRGKLALMGLLPMALLLGLLVAVQGWMLFSAHREGGEALLRTEVHEAALIHEGTARVANAVPQTLALAQQHGLFGKRAESLALHRAAVEAFPQFTGSAIAYEPNIDGQDAAFLASATAEQREALSETGRFIAYWFRDPQSKATRLAPLTGLENNYYYRGVRNRFDGEPESTGVTVDGGLSKLWGDPSPSGSSPIRPMITEPYMYEGKLMVEHVFPIVIDGTFVGVTSADLSLEQLDEQLKSYRRYDGAQFILISERGRIIADTSSAALRTKRLEDTPRAAILEAVYKGGDSFFQVSEDPVTGEEAYFVSSRIPTNGWRLVMIVPQSEVLAPAWRGVRYSVLIAGVGALALILLVASLINAVAGRMGVAAGAAERVAHGDLTVTVPTGGNDESGRLLDAVGTMVKSLTSLVQGLKFASVQLVSTATGIAAISREQEGNVTDLGASSSQIAAAVREIGATSVELSKTMGEITSATEATANMASTGQTSLSSMERAMGGLGQATSTISEKLSVISDRATNIGSVVTTITKVADQTNLLSLNAAIEAEKAGEAGRGFAVVAREIRRLADQTAVATLDIDTLVREMQSAVSSGVMEMDRFTEEVRRSVGDAAAVGQQFAAILEQIQTLSPRLAALHDGMQSQNVGEQQINEAMLQLVEIARRSADSLHDFHQSTDQLNTAVAALESELGRFKTE